One window from the genome of Leuconostoc suionicum encodes:
- a CDS encoding PTS ascorbate transporter subunit IIC → MDSILAGILRIWEFFADNILTQPAYMIGFIVLIGYMLEKKPWYESLAGFLKATIGYMILIVGSNGLVTSFRPILTGLKDRFHLTATVIDPYFGQNAVTDGLEKTFGRSFGDVMILLLIAFVFNILLVRFSKYTKLRAVFTTGNVQVQQAATAFWILLFAIPSLGRIEVLLVMGVLLGLYWAVGSNMTIKATQQLTDGGGFAVAHQQMFGIALVAWISDKMKKSSDKGKNKSAKRLEDITLPGFLRIFNENMVATAILMFVFFGIIMVVLGENYFHQLFITSNGTSGLAQGTSFFFYILTTSLGFAVNLAILQLGVRTFVGELTESFTGISDTILPNSVPGIDVAATFAFGEQNAVTIGFLFGALGQFLAIGALMIFHSPTIIIAGFIPLFFDNAVFGVIANNRAGAKAAMILPFFSGIIQVVGAALISTWIGMSKFGGYLGMFDWDTVWPVFTVILKYLGYFGVVLVAAILLLIPQLEYRKDPKNYFLMVEDYDAYKENKGIE, encoded by the coding sequence ATGGATAGCATACTAGCAGGAATATTAAGAATTTGGGAATTCTTTGCCGACAATATCTTAACTCAGCCAGCATATATGATTGGATTCATAGTGTTAATTGGTTACATGTTAGAAAAGAAACCTTGGTATGAAAGTCTGGCTGGGTTTTTAAAAGCCACGATTGGTTATATGATTCTGATAGTGGGATCAAACGGATTAGTGACCAGTTTTCGTCCGATTTTAACAGGTTTGAAAGATCGTTTCCATCTCACAGCGACAGTAATTGATCCGTATTTTGGTCAAAATGCTGTTACGGACGGATTAGAGAAAACATTTGGCCGTTCGTTTGGTGACGTAATGATTCTGTTGTTAATTGCATTTGTTTTCAATATTTTATTGGTTCGTTTTTCAAAGTATACGAAGTTACGTGCAGTATTTACAACAGGAAATGTTCAAGTGCAACAAGCAGCGACAGCATTTTGGATTCTACTCTTTGCCATTCCTAGCTTAGGGCGAATTGAAGTATTGCTGGTGATGGGCGTGTTACTCGGTTTATATTGGGCGGTTGGATCGAATATGACCATCAAAGCAACACAACAACTTACAGATGGTGGAGGATTTGCCGTAGCGCATCAGCAAATGTTTGGAATTGCTTTGGTTGCGTGGATTTCTGACAAAATGAAAAAATCTTCTGATAAAGGCAAAAATAAATCAGCAAAACGTTTAGAAGATATAACGCTCCCTGGATTTTTGAGAATATTCAATGAAAACATGGTAGCAACGGCTATCCTGATGTTCGTGTTCTTTGGAATCATCATGGTTGTGCTAGGAGAAAACTATTTTCATCAATTGTTTATTACTAGTAATGGGACTTCAGGGTTAGCCCAGGGAACTAGTTTCTTCTTCTACATCTTGACTACATCATTGGGATTTGCTGTCAATTTGGCAATTTTACAACTAGGGGTTCGTACCTTCGTTGGCGAATTAACTGAAAGCTTTACAGGAATCAGTGACACAATCTTGCCAAATTCTGTGCCTGGAATTGACGTTGCTGCAACATTTGCTTTTGGAGAACAAAACGCAGTAACCATAGGTTTCTTGTTTGGTGCATTGGGCCAATTCTTAGCTATTGGTGCATTGATGATCTTCCATTCACCAACAATTATTATTGCCGGATTTATCCCCCTCTTCTTCGATAATGCGGTCTTTGGTGTTATTGCCAATAATCGTGCGGGTGCAAAAGCGGCGATGATATTACCCTTCTTTTCAGGCATTATTCAAGTAGTTGGTGCTGCGCTAATTTCAACATGGATTGGTATGTCTAAGTTTGGTGGTTACTTGGGTATGTTTGATTGGGATACGGTTTGGCCAGTGTTTACAGTTATTTTGAAATACTTAGGTTACTTTGGAGTAGTACTAGTAGCGGCAATCTTACTCTTGATTCCTCAACTAGAATATCGTAAAGATCCAAAAAACTATTTCTTAATGGTTGAGGACTACGATGCGTATAAAGAAAATAAGGGAATTGAATAA
- a CDS encoding PTS sugar transporter subunit IIA — MTMLKYFHDNDLVRIYDETPQDWREALRIASENLKEKGIITDAYINEIIKNVEVNGAYIVIVPGVVMPHALATGPGVLGTGIGFAKFSEMVSFEAGNPEKQGKLFFTLAAKNEEQHLENIQNLMTLLMTDGMIEALSNIETLDDFNQVMNHFESIPAE; from the coding sequence ATGACGATGCTTAAATATTTTCATGATAATGATTTGGTGCGTATTTATGACGAGACACCGCAAGATTGGCGTGAAGCACTACGTATTGCCAGTGAGAACTTAAAGGAAAAAGGAATTATCACTGACGCTTATATAAATGAAATCATCAAAAACGTCGAGGTCAATGGTGCGTATATTGTAATAGTTCCAGGAGTTGTGATGCCACATGCATTGGCTACTGGACCCGGCGTTTTAGGAACAGGTATTGGTTTTGCTAAATTCAGTGAGATGGTGTCTTTTGAAGCAGGGAATCCAGAAAAACAAGGAAAACTATTTTTCACACTGGCTGCTAAAAATGAAGAACAACACTTGGAAAATATTCAAAATTTGATGACTTTATTAATGACCGATGGCATGATTGAAGCGTTATCTAATATCGAAACACTAGATGATTTTAATCAAGTTATGAATCATTTTGAGAGTATCCCTGCAGAATAA